One Thioclava electrotropha DNA segment encodes these proteins:
- the rplA gene encoding 50S ribosomal protein L1 codes for MAKLGKRTKAAREAFAGKSNVSVEEAVSLIKSNANAKFDETLEIAMNLGVDPRHADQMVRGVVALPNGTGKTVRVAVFARGAKADEAKEAGADIVGAEDLMETIQGGTIEFDRCIATPDMMPIVGRLGKVLGPRNLMPNPKVGTVTMDVKAAVEAAKGGQVQFKVEKAGVIHGGIGKVSFSEEQLAENIRAFVDAVTKARPAGAKGTYMKKVSLSSTMGPGVAVDITSATGN; via the coding sequence ATGGCAAAGCTCGGTAAACGCACCAAAGCCGCCCGCGAAGCCTTCGCCGGCAAGTCCAACGTCTCCGTCGAGGAAGCCGTTTCGCTGATCAAGTCGAACGCGAACGCGAAATTCGACGAGACCCTCGAAATCGCAATGAACCTCGGTGTCGACCCCCGTCACGCCGACCAGATGGTTCGTGGCGTCGTCGCTCTGCCGAACGGCACCGGCAAGACCGTCCGCGTGGCTGTCTTCGCTCGTGGCGCGAAAGCGGATGAGGCCAAGGAAGCCGGGGCCGATATCGTCGGCGCCGAGGACCTGATGGAAACCATTCAGGGCGGCACGATCGAATTCGATCGCTGCATCGCGACCCCGGACATGATGCCGATCGTCGGCCGTCTGGGTAAGGTCCTGGGCCCGCGCAACCTGATGCCGAACCCGAAAGTCGGCACCGTGACGATGGACGTGAAAGCGGCTGTCGAAGCGGCGAAAGGTGGCCAGGTTCAGTTCAAGGTCGAGAAGGCCGGCGTCATTCATGGCGGCATCGGCAAGGTCTCCTTCTCCGAGGAGCAGCTGGCCGAAAACATCCGCGCCTTCGTGGATGCCGTGACCAAAGCCAGGCCCGCCGGCGCGAAAGGCACCTACATGAAGAAGGTGTCCCTGAGCTCGACGATGGGCCCGGGCGTCGCCGTCGACATCACGTCGGCGACCGGCAACTAA
- the rplK gene encoding 50S ribosomal protein L11, translating into MAKKVVGQLKLQIPAGGANPSPPVGPALGQRGINIMEFCKAFNAKTQEMDKQAKIPTIITYYADKSFTFEIKQPTASFMIKQAAGLKPVGKRNRPKGSEAPGRVVAATITAAQVREIAEAKMKDLNANDIEGAMNIILGSAKSIGIEVKG; encoded by the coding sequence ATGGCCAAGAAAGTTGTTGGGCAGCTCAAGCTGCAAATTCCGGCAGGCGGCGCAAACCCGTCCCCGCCGGTCGGTCCGGCGCTGGGTCAGCGCGGGATCAACATCATGGAATTCTGCAAGGCGTTCAACGCCAAGACGCAGGAAATGGACAAGCAGGCGAAGATCCCGACGATCATCACCTACTACGCCGACAAGTCGTTCACCTTCGAGATCAAGCAGCCCACGGCTAGCTTCATGATCAAGCAGGCAGCCGGCCTCAAGCCGGTCGGCAAGCGTAACCGTCCGAAGGGTTCGGAAGCTCCGGGCCGCGTCGTCGCCGCGACCATCACCGCCGCTCAGGTACGTGAGATCGCCGAAGCGAAGATGAAGGACCTGAACGCCAACGACATCGAAGGCGCGATGAACATCATCCTCGGCTCCGCGAAGTCGATCGGTATCGAGGTGAAAGGCTAA
- the nusG gene encoding transcription termination/antitermination protein NusG, with protein MAKRWYSVSVLSNFEKKVAEQIRQAVIDQGLEDQIEEVLVPTEEVIEVRRGKKVTSERRFMPGYVLVRMEMTDKGYHLINSTNRVTGFLGPQGRPMPMGDAEVNRILSRVDESGEQAAPRSLITFEVGENVNVTDGPFEGFSGMVEEVDEAASRLKVTVSIFGRPTPVELEYTQVQKTA; from the coding sequence ATGGCGAAGCGTTGGTATTCGGTGAGCGTTCTCTCGAACTTCGAGAAGAAAGTGGCCGAGCAAATCCGTCAGGCCGTGATCGATCAAGGTCTGGAAGACCAGATCGAGGAAGTTCTGGTGCCGACCGAGGAAGTGATCGAGGTGCGTCGCGGCAAGAAAGTGACCTCCGAGCGTCGCTTCATGCCGGGCTACGTGCTGGTGCGGATGGAGATGACCGACAAGGGTTATCACCTGATCAACTCGACGAACCGGGTCACCGGTTTCCTCGGGCCGCAGGGCCGGCCGATGCCGATGGGCGATGCGGAAGTGAACCGCATCCTCAGCCGTGTCGACGAATCGGGTGAGCAGGCCGCGCCGCGCAGCCTCATCACCTTCGAGGTCGGCGAGAACGTGAATGTGACCGACGGGCCCTTCGAGGGCTTCTCGGGCATGGTCGAGGAAGTGGACGAGGCGGCGAGCCGCCTGAAAGTCACCGTCTCGATCTTCGGTCGGCCGACGCCGGTCGAACTGGAATACACGCAGGTGCAGAAAACCGCCTGA
- the secE gene encoding preprotein translocase subunit SecE: protein MANPLQFLQQVRSEAGKVAWPSRREVLLTTGMVLAMAALTAIFFSLVDWVIRLGVTQVIGS, encoded by the coding sequence ATGGCAAACCCACTCCAGTTTCTCCAGCAGGTGCGCTCGGAAGCGGGCAAAGTGGCTTGGCCGAGCCGCCGCGAAGTTCTGCTGACGACCGGCATGGTGCTGGCGATGGCTGCGCTGACGGCAATCTTCTTCTCGCTCGTGGACTGGGTCATCCGTCTCGGCGTGACGCAGGTGATCGGGAGCTGA
- a CDS encoding DUF4405 domain-containing protein, with protein sequence MPAILNRYATPFITGLFLVSLISGIALFFHWGSAWFHGMHEWLSMVLIVPFALHIWKNWRPMTNYFKRAPMGLALALSVVAALAFVLPAATSSQSGARGGPPQFAIAQALFDAPLSEAAPVLGLSGTDAAAKLDADVTQSLTEIASARESSAATLAQQLMGQPQ encoded by the coding sequence ATGCCCGCCATCCTCAACCGCTACGCCACGCCGTTCATCACCGGCCTTTTCCTCGTCTCTTTGATTTCAGGAATCGCCTTGTTCTTCCATTGGGGCAGCGCGTGGTTCCACGGGATGCATGAATGGCTCTCGATGGTGCTGATCGTGCCCTTCGCGCTGCATATCTGGAAGAACTGGCGACCGATGACCAACTACTTCAAACGCGCGCCGATGGGGCTGGCGCTCGCGCTTTCGGTCGTGGCGGCGCTGGCCTTCGTCCTTCCCGCCGCGACGAGCTCTCAAAGCGGCGCGCGCGGTGGTCCTCCGCAATTCGCGATCGCGCAGGCGCTGTTCGACGCGCCTTTGTCGGAGGCCGCACCCGTGCTCGGCCTCTCGGGCACCGATGCCGCCGCCAAGCTGGACGCCGATGTGACGCAAAGCCTGACGGAAATCGCCTCGGCGCGCGAAAGCTCCGCCGCGACGCTTGCCCAGCAACTGATGGGGCAGCCGCAATAA
- a CDS encoding glycosyltransferase, whose product MSTFVPPPSAISLLHRLRGYRGALERIENGRVIGWIAKKGDGTPLDIEIHCNAGRLISGRAAMFRADLAQAGIGAGNHGFALPLSATLQEAAGGEISLYIPGSGPIATLCFDPDATPLPKEKDALHRYMHGPIITLRAASTAQADTPDLTAQQPLFASRSAQGEDLPAPLFSYIDYARHRAGMAEQFPVDGSDAAVADILRWYLDSYAAQHPSQQIPLSRAAIDWLNAQPHPGGPSRAMDLFGKTGDPDDATAWALRDAPSLGLGDCLLPDSLIETLAETKGSSPWPMTRGLLTLREAIPPLAQFSPKTERHRRMLHVLAMILAVERPEILLFLPRSETKTLLEGGRLSDVCSQLHPGPPITRARYAAALRAKGFDLESMSFLRAPEGHRIAAATRPIPDGTPVDVQIHGPFAKASGLGQSTRLSHDILSRCDVTLNAVESARDNPTPAQDGAKTGAPRPARINLLHLNGDAPPPAYAFDADSYSGAYNIAYMHWELDRAPACHHLALDLVDEVWVPSEYCAEIYRKETDTPVVNVGMCYPEPPAIDRAHARSALRQRNDWPEESFVCLASFDSFSFVQRKNPLGTIHAFREAFAEDAEARLLIKTQNRGHVCDAAQATLWAEIDRLVAADPRIALLDETLDHAGVLELMAGADLYVSLHRSEGWGFGMLEAMALGVPVLCTGYSGNLEFCNEVTAWLVPASEIEVAPQDYLYVEPGMHWGEPDHAAAVAQFRAARSDPDARIKKAAQAEAFVRRHFSADAIAARYSARLSEIFTRLDGARQPLARPAE is encoded by the coding sequence ATGTCGACTTTCGTTCCGCCGCCGTCAGCCATCTCACTGCTCCATCGCCTGCGCGGCTATCGCGGCGCGCTGGAGCGGATCGAGAACGGGAGGGTGATCGGCTGGATCGCGAAAAAAGGCGACGGCACCCCGCTCGATATCGAAATTCATTGCAATGCCGGGCGGCTCATCTCGGGGCGCGCGGCGATGTTTCGCGCCGACCTTGCACAGGCTGGCATCGGCGCGGGCAATCACGGTTTCGCCTTGCCGCTGTCGGCGACCCTGCAAGAGGCCGCAGGCGGCGAGATCAGCCTCTACATTCCCGGCAGCGGCCCAATCGCCACTCTGTGCTTCGACCCCGACGCGACGCCGCTTCCGAAAGAGAAAGACGCCCTGCATCGCTATATGCATGGCCCGATCATCACGTTGCGCGCCGCGTCCACCGCGCAGGCGGACACGCCCGATCTGACCGCGCAGCAACCGCTTTTCGCGTCGCGGTCCGCGCAGGGCGAAGACCTGCCCGCGCCTCTCTTTTCCTACATCGATTACGCGCGCCATCGCGCGGGCATGGCAGAGCAGTTCCCCGTCGATGGCAGCGACGCGGCGGTGGCGGACATTCTGCGCTGGTATCTCGACAGCTACGCCGCGCAGCATCCGTCGCAGCAAATCCCGCTGAGCCGCGCCGCGATCGATTGGCTCAATGCGCAGCCCCACCCCGGCGGACCGAGCCGCGCGATGGACCTCTTTGGCAAGACCGGCGACCCGGACGACGCGACCGCATGGGCGCTCCGCGACGCCCCGTCGCTCGGGCTCGGCGATTGCCTCCTCCCCGACAGCCTCATCGAGACCCTGGCAGAGACGAAAGGCTCCAGCCCCTGGCCGATGACCCGCGGGCTTCTGACCCTGCGCGAGGCGATCCCGCCGCTCGCGCAATTCTCGCCGAAGACCGAGCGCCACCGCCGGATGCTGCATGTGCTCGCGATGATCCTCGCGGTCGAACGGCCCGAGATCCTGCTTTTCCTGCCCCGCAGCGAAACGAAGACGCTGCTCGAAGGTGGCCGCCTCTCGGATGTCTGCTCGCAACTGCATCCCGGCCCGCCGATCACCCGCGCGCGCTATGCTGCGGCGCTGCGCGCGAAGGGTTTCGACCTCGAGAGCATGTCCTTCCTGCGCGCCCCCGAAGGCCATCGGATCGCCGCCGCCACGCGCCCCATCCCCGACGGCACCCCCGTCGATGTCCAAATCCACGGCCCCTTCGCGAAAGCCTCCGGGTTGGGCCAATCGACGCGGCTGTCGCATGACATTTTGTCCCGCTGCGACGTCACGCTCAACGCGGTGGAAAGCGCGCGCGACAATCCGACGCCCGCGCAAGACGGCGCCAAGACCGGTGCGCCGCGCCCCGCGCGCATCAACCTGCTGCACCTGAATGGCGACGCGCCCCCCCCGGCCTACGCCTTCGACGCCGACAGCTACTCTGGCGCTTACAATATCGCCTATATGCATTGGGAGTTGGACCGCGCCCCGGCGTGTCACCACCTCGCGCTCGACCTTGTCGACGAGGTCTGGGTGCCCTCGGAATACTGCGCCGAGATTTACCGCAAAGAAACCGACACGCCGGTGGTGAATGTCGGGATGTGCTATCCCGAACCGCCCGCCATCGACCGCGCCCACGCGCGCAGCGCCCTGCGCCAACGCAACGATTGGCCCGAGGAAAGCTTCGTCTGCCTCGCCAGTTTCGACAGCTTCTCCTTCGTGCAACGGAAGAACCCGCTCGGCACGATCCACGCCTTCCGTGAAGCCTTCGCCGAGGACGCGGAGGCGCGCCTGCTGATCAAGACGCAAAATCGCGGCCATGTCTGCGATGCAGCGCAGGCCACGCTCTGGGCCGAAATCGACCGGCTCGTCGCAGCCGATCCGCGCATCGCTTTGCTCGACGAGACGCTCGATCACGCAGGGGTGCTGGAGCTGATGGCCGGCGCGGACCTCTACGTTTCGCTGCATCGATCCGAGGGCTGGGGGTTCGGCATGCTGGAGGCGATGGCGCTAGGCGTGCCGGTCCTGTGCACGGGCTATTCCGGCAATCTGGAATTTTGCAACGAGGTCACTGCGTGGCTCGTGCCCGCGTCCGAGATCGAAGTCGCGCCGCAGGATTATCTCTATGTCGAGCCCGGAATGCACTGGGGCGAGCCGGATCACGCCGCCGCGGTCGCCCAGTTCCGCGCGGCACGCAGCGACCCGGACGCGCGCATAAAAAAGGCGGCGCAGGCCGAAGCCTTCGTGCGCCGCCACTTCTCCGCCGATGCGATTGCCGCGCGCTACAGTGCCCGCCTGTCCGAGATCTTCACCCGGCTCGACGGGGCGCGCCAACCGCTCGCCCGCCCCGCCGAGTAA
- a CDS encoding DUF2793 domain-containing protein: MSDQTANLALPLILGSQAQKHVTHNEALQRLDALVQLAVISRSVTESPIGPPEGARYVLPTGALGAWAGQDGALAIFAAGAWQFLTPREGWRAFVLDEAVELVFAAGAWDVPPLPELSQLDGVGIMTGYDAVNRLSVAAEATLLSHAGAGHQLKLNKAAAGETASLLFQSNWSGRAEMGLAGSDDFAIKASADGVIWFEGLRIDAATGRATLPQGAVIDGALTGSGVVGTVAQVGGMSTGAVIEQGSTASGDYIRFADGTQICSAQVSLAYVADWALKQDWAYPAQFAQAPSLSVALDADSLAAGSAIGAGAISFAGVEGVTSSGARAVVYAANGASFLSGESCDLSVTAIGRWV, from the coding sequence ATGTCCGATCAAACCGCCAATCTCGCGCTGCCGCTCATCCTTGGCAGCCAGGCCCAGAAACACGTCACCCATAACGAGGCGCTGCAACGGCTCGATGCGCTCGTGCAGCTTGCGGTGATTTCGCGCAGCGTGACCGAATCGCCGATCGGTCCGCCGGAGGGGGCGCGGTATGTGCTGCCGACCGGGGCGCTGGGCGCATGGGCAGGGCAGGACGGGGCGCTTGCGATCTTTGCGGCCGGGGCGTGGCAATTCCTGACCCCGCGTGAGGGCTGGCGCGCTTTCGTGCTGGATGAGGCGGTGGAGCTGGTCTTCGCCGCGGGCGCTTGGGACGTGCCGCCGTTGCCGGAGTTGAGCCAGCTCGACGGGGTCGGGATCATGACCGGCTATGACGCGGTGAACCGGCTTTCCGTCGCGGCGGAGGCCACGCTTCTGAGCCATGCCGGGGCAGGCCATCAACTCAAGCTGAACAAGGCGGCGGCGGGCGAGACGGCAAGCCTTCTGTTCCAGTCGAACTGGTCGGGCCGGGCCGAGATGGGGTTGGCAGGCAGCGACGATTTCGCGATCAAGGCGAGCGCGGACGGCGTGATTTGGTTCGAGGGGCTGCGCATCGACGCGGCCACCGGGCGCGCGACGTTGCCGCAAGGCGCGGTGATCGACGGGGCGCTGACGGGAAGCGGTGTCGTCGGCACGGTCGCGCAGGTTGGTGGCATGTCGACGGGCGCCGTGATCGAGCAGGGCAGCACCGCTTCGGGCGATTACATCCGCTTTGCCGATGGCACGCAGATTTGCTCGGCGCAGGTGAGTCTTGCTTACGTCGCGGATTGGGCACTCAAGCAGGATTGGGCCTATCCGGCGCAATTCGCGCAGGCGCCCTCTCTGAGTGTCGCGCTCGATGCGGACAGCCTCGCGGCGGGCAGCGCCATCGGTGCGGGCGCGATCTCCTTCGCGGGGGTCGAGGGCGTCACAAGCTCGGGCGCGCGCGCCGTGGTCTATGCCGCGAATGGCGCGAGTTTCCTCAGCGGTGAAAGCTGCGATCTGAGCGTCACCGCGATCGGACGCTGGGTGTGA
- a CDS encoding phosphomannomutase, translating into MAPKFGTSGLRGLVTELTDALVTDYTRAFISACPQGEAVHVGWDLRPSSPAIAETVIAAIRAAGLTAIREGALPTPALALASMGAGNSAIMITGSHIPADRNGLKFYVPHGEIAKEDEAAILDRLGRDQPATEKPGSEIPGTDSAARYIARYVDGFGADALAGLRIGVYQHSSVARDILVTAVEAMGATAVPLARSDVFIPVDTEAVDPETRKTLQGWCTEHGLDAVISTDGDADRPMLSDETGTLIPGDVLGALTARLLGARILCTPVSANTMVDAMPEFDSIHRTKIGSPFVIAAMEAARDADPAAKVVGYEPNGGFLLGFTTTGPAGPIAPLATRDCLLPIVAPLVAAKQAGTALSGLVAQLPARFTAADRVAEVPTDRSRAFIDRLADDPAARAEFFSDFAPVEQIDRTDGLRLTFPSGEIVHLRPSGNAPECRCYAEASTPERAQALVARYLAALRTELA; encoded by the coding sequence ATGGCACCGAAATTTGGCACCAGCGGCCTGCGTGGCCTCGTCACCGAACTGACCGACGCGCTGGTCACCGATTACACCCGCGCTTTCATTTCGGCCTGCCCGCAAGGCGAAGCCGTTCACGTCGGTTGGGACCTGCGCCCCTCCTCTCCCGCAATCGCCGAGACCGTCATCGCCGCGATCCGCGCCGCGGGCCTCACCGCCATTCGCGAAGGCGCGCTGCCTACGCCCGCTCTGGCGCTGGCCTCGATGGGGGCGGGCAATTCGGCGATCATGATCACCGGCAGCCACATTCCCGCGGATCGCAACGGGCTGAAATTCTACGTCCCGCATGGCGAGATCGCGAAGGAGGACGAGGCCGCGATCCTCGACCGGCTCGGTCGGGACCAACCCGCAACCGAGAAGCCCGGCTCCGAAATCCCGGGGACGGACAGCGCGGCGCGCTACATCGCGCGCTATGTCGACGGGTTCGGGGCGGACGCCCTCGCAGGGCTGCGTATCGGCGTCTATCAACACAGCTCGGTCGCGCGCGACATCCTCGTCACCGCGGTAGAGGCGATGGGCGCGACCGCGGTGCCACTCGCCCGCTCTGACGTTTTCATCCCCGTCGACACCGAGGCGGTCGATCCCGAGACCCGCAAAACCCTGCAAGGCTGGTGCACTGAACATGGGCTCGATGCGGTTATCTCGACCGATGGCGATGCCGACCGTCCGATGCTGAGCGACGAGACCGGCACGCTGATCCCCGGCGACGTTCTGGGCGCGCTGACCGCACGGCTTCTCGGGGCGAGAATCCTCTGCACGCCGGTCTCCGCCAATACGATGGTCGATGCGATGCCCGAATTCGACAGCATCCATCGCACGAAGATCGGCTCGCCCTTCGTGATCGCCGCGATGGAGGCAGCGCGCGATGCCGATCCCGCCGCGAAGGTCGTGGGGTATGAGCCCAATGGCGGCTTCCTCCTGGGCTTCACCACGACGGGCCCTGCGGGGCCGATTGCGCCGCTCGCGACTCGCGATTGCCTGCTGCCGATCGTCGCGCCGCTTGTTGCGGCGAAACAGGCCGGCACCGCCCTCAGCGGCCTTGTCGCCCAGCTTCCCGCCCGTTTCACCGCAGCCGACCGGGTCGCCGAAGTCCCGACGGACCGCTCGCGCGCCTTCATTGACCGCCTTGCCGACGACCCCGCCGCCCGGGCGGAATTCTTCAGCGATTTCGCCCCGGTCGAACAGATCGACCGCACCGATGGGCTGCGCCTGACCTTCCCCTCGGGCGAGATCGTCCATCTGCGCCCCTCGGGCAACGCGCCCGAATGCCGTTGCTACGCCGAAGCCTCGACACCGGAGCGCGCACAGGCCCTCGTGGCGCGCTATCTTGCGGCGCTACGAACTGAACTCGCCTAG
- a CDS encoding DUF4214 domain-containing protein: protein MLDADGRTDFIMDYEPGIDRLDLSSMAWFYTKEALDIAPTATGADIRVGDERVIVNTADGSSLSAADFETSELRDLWHSAINPLEVGDIHKEGTAQGDLIDGRGGDDLLVGNDGSDILQGMAGDDLLNGGRIDRSYDPFAAQVFRVYQATLDRAPDGNGLHYWTDLLSSGAVELQEVADRFINSPEFQSNYAETSDAEFLTLLYQNVLDRDPDDGGLTYWLDQLDQGVKSREEVVLGFSESPEFRDSTEIDTLMLSHASAQTDFTDDVFRLYQATLGREPNLGGMMYWSEMQADGMEFLDVVSGFVNSPEFTSTYGNLDDAGFVSLLYQNVLGRAPDSEGLTWWVDQLDSGGYTREKVVASFAQSPEMITQTAQPQIDWFRSFGFEDQLDGGEGYNLLQGGAMADQFVFRADEDGHHVIIDIEPWDRLSFDGFNYSSAAEARSHMVEAGSGVTFTDQGVTVEFIDADLGLFTDGMFDVSG from the coding sequence GTGCTCGACGCGGACGGGCGCACCGATTTCATCATGGATTACGAGCCCGGCATCGACCGGCTCGACCTCTCGAGCATGGCGTGGTTCTACACCAAGGAGGCTTTGGACATCGCCCCGACCGCGACGGGGGCGGATATCCGGGTCGGCGATGAGCGAGTGATCGTGAATACCGCGGACGGCTCAAGCCTGAGCGCCGCGGATTTCGAAACCTCGGAGCTGCGCGATCTGTGGCATTCCGCGATCAACCCGCTCGAAGTCGGCGATATCCACAAGGAAGGTACCGCGCAGGGCGATCTGATCGACGGGCGCGGCGGCGATGATCTTCTCGTCGGCAATGACGGGTCGGATATTCTGCAAGGCATGGCTGGGGACGATCTGCTCAATGGCGGGCGGATCGATCGCAGTTACGACCCGTTCGCGGCACAGGTGTTCCGGGTCTATCAGGCGACGCTTGACCGGGCGCCGGATGGGAACGGTCTGCACTATTGGACGGACCTTCTGTCGAGCGGCGCGGTCGAACTGCAGGAGGTCGCGGATCGGTTCATCAACTCGCCGGAATTCCAGTCGAACTACGCGGAGACGAGCGACGCGGAGTTCCTGACGCTGCTTTACCAGAACGTGCTGGATCGGGACCCCGATGACGGGGGGCTGACCTATTGGCTCGACCAGCTGGATCAGGGGGTAAAAAGTCGGGAGGAGGTTGTTTTGGGATTTTCGGAAAGCCCGGAATTTCGGGATTCGACAGAGATCGACACGCTCATGCTGAGCCATGCCAGCGCGCAGACGGATTTCACCGATGACGTGTTCCGTTTGTATCAAGCGACGCTGGGGCGCGAGCCGAACCTTGGCGGGATGATGTATTGGAGCGAGATGCAGGCGGACGGGATGGAGTTCCTCGATGTCGTCTCGGGCTTCGTCAATTCGCCCGAATTCACGTCGACCTATGGCAATCTCGACGATGCCGGTTTCGTCTCGCTTCTCTATCAGAACGTCTTGGGGCGCGCACCGGATAGCGAGGGGCTGACATGGTGGGTCGATCAGCTCGACAGCGGGGGCTACACCCGCGAGAAAGTGGTCGCCTCATTTGCGCAAAGCCCCGAGATGATCACCCAGACGGCGCAGCCTCAGATCGATTGGTTCCGCTCTTTCGGCTTTGAGGATCAGCTCGATGGCGGCGAGGGGTACAATCTGCTGCAGGGCGGTGCGATGGCGGATCAGTTCGTCTTTCGCGCGGATGAGGACGGGCACCACGTCATTATCGATATCGAGCCCTGGGATCGGCTGAGCTTCGATGGCTTCAACTACAGCTCTGCTGCCGAAGCTCGCAGCCATATGGTCGAGGCGGGCTCCGGCGTGACCTTCACCGATCAGGGTGTCACGGTCGAATTCATCGATGCCGATCTCGGCCTGTTCACCGACGGAATGTTCGATGTCTCGGGCTAG